The Aspergillus fumigatus Af293 chromosome 5, whole genome shotgun sequence nucleotide sequence CAACCGAGTTGAGCTCCTGCCGACGTGTCTTGAAGTGAAATCGCTGGAACACAGTGGATGTTAGCATCGGATCTCCCCTATGGTGATCCTATGGCCTCAAAGGATTATGGAAGGAAACAGGGTGTGTAGAAGCGAGCACAGGGATGAGAATTGCAACTCGCATACCTCTGTGTCAATCGCAAACGGCGGCTGCCAATTCTCTGGCGGAATGATCCTGCAGATCCCATATTTCTTGCCCTCGGGCGCTATCTTGCGGATGTATTCCAAGGGATCCTTGAATTCTTCCTCTGTCGGACGGAACGTCGGAGCTTCCTGTAAGCCATGGGGTCGGATTCGTTTGCTGGGCTCTCGAGGAGCATTGGGCTGTCCTCGTCGTTCGACCGTAGATAGGTCGAGGGGTGCCGACCTTCGAGCGCTCAAGGGTACATTGTGAGAATGCGACGGGTGGGTGCTCGACGATCGAGTGGGCTGACGGTTCGCTGGAGGCTGTACGCCTGTCGAAATCCCGCCCGTAGAGGCCGGAGCCACCATCTCTAGGTAACGACAGCTGGGTGGGGGACAAAAGGCAATGCTGCGCGTGGTTTATCGCGGAtggaagggagagggagCCCGATGCGAAAAGCGCATTGAGGACAATCAGATGAAGGAAGAGTCGAACACAAACGATAACTGTCCCCGTAGTTATTGTATGATAGTGACTGTCCTCTGAATAGGAAAGTGGGTAGCAAGTAGGAGACAAAAGGTGATGACCGAGACGGAGAAATGATAGTACTTGACACTAGTAGAGCGAgcgaaggaagagaggaagagagagagagagagaagtaAAGGCAAGGCCGAGATGGTCCCGGGAGGGTTTAGTGTGGAGAATCTCGGAAGAGGGAACAAGCAGGTCAGGACAGTGGAGGACAGTGGTTGGAGGCAGTCTACTTTAAGTGTCGAGCCCAATCAATCAATTAATCAATCAATGGATAATTAAGGTGAAGTTCGCACTAGTTAGAGACGAGGGAGCGTAGAGTCGTTAAAACACATCTCACTCCTAATGGCTTGCTAGATAGTAGTGAGCTGGCCAGGCATATGTATGTAGGTAGTGTATCTATATCTATCAACCTTGATCCTGCTACTGTGAGGTATATGCTGGTACTACGGCTCGTAGGAATAAGACGACCAAGGAGAGAAAAGTCAGGTACAGAGTCCAGATGCTCGAAGAAAATGACAGAaaaatgatgatgttgatgaggcAAGGGTCGAATACTACGAGGACAAAGCACTGGGGGTTGAGATGGACAACACCCCGAAGCGGAAAGGGAGAGCATGGCTTTTGCGCAGCCTCATAGTAGTACTAGTACCTTAGTGGTAATGGTCTGAGTGAGAATGCGGCCTGATAGTAAGGCTGGTAGCGAACCCTTCCAAAGGATACAGAACCAAAAGGGTAAGGTACGAATAATAATTACAGCTGGGAAATGATACCAACTGTTACCTTACTGTATCATAGGTACCTACAATATGCCGCAAACGGACGACAAGGTAACCCACCTAGAACGGATGGGTCGTTGCAGGTCCTGAGGTACCAATTCAAATGATTGGCAAGCCCTCCTACGTTAACCAATGGAGTCTAATCACTGGCTAGGAGTTATCAAGTTATCAGGTGCTCTTCGCATGAAGAGTGGGCTGTGGATTAAGCCACTTTCTGCGGTTAAACTCGTAGTCTATATTAATAACATGCACACATTGGCCCAGGTCAATAAAGGACACTGGGTACCTATAAAACATGCATACCTGCCGTAATGGACCTACATACCCGGTACCGACCATACCTAATTTACCATGTAGGTCTGTAAAAGTCGAGGGACTCGAGTTGGGCCACAATCGGCCTTTGCAAATAAGAGATGATCCTCCCTGCTCTTCAAGGTGGCTTAATAGCTATGCAGAATTCGGTACGGAGTTCTTAAGTGATATCTGGCGGAGCACGAGGCTGTAatctatctactccatacaaaTCTCGAAGCCTTTAGTGACCCGAACTGTCTGAGGTGCATGGTTTAGTCGCCGTACCTATCTTTACAAGTCGTATTTCCCTGCGTTACTTACGATACTCGACTAGCGCTAAAGCTCCATGAATGCCAACCATGGACCGCATGCGACCacaaatcatcatcatcatcatcatcatcatcatcatcatcatcatcattgttcAGAAAAAGACTTAATAACAATATCATAGACTTGGACCGCGGCACTGAACAACCTCTATTATCGTCATCTTGACTCCCTCATTATTCCCCTTGTTCTCATGTCAAGCTTATTCCTGGTAACCCAAGGCTTGGATGAATCTGCAGGCAGCTTTCTCTAACACTATAGAGCTAAATAGGTTGGCACTCCATACGTGCATAGTAATTACCTGCAGGATGGCAGTGCAGATTCTGCTAGATTTGAAAGATTGTTTCTTCCGATTTCCAGCTGTTGATGCGTAATAGTAATACTTAGTGTTTGAGTGATGTGATGCCTTAGGTTGAAGAGGTGTGCTTATCTGTGCTCATCATGTGATTTGTTTGTTGGCGTTGGACCATTAATAACAGAGTAAACAGTAACCTAATAAACAAGACTGGCGTATTCACTATTAGTCGTCATTGTTGTTGGTACTAAATAAGGAGAAATCTTGAACCGTATCAGCTTCAAAGTGTTtgatatacggagtactaggGGCTGAATTACCTATTTATCTGACATCGCCTCCGATTCCGAAATACTGGCAACAGTGCCATGGATGACACCCAAATAGAGCATCCAAGACCTATCCCAATCTTCTATTGCTGTTATCTACTCCGCTCGACTGTGAGACATGCCTCTCTCTATATCGGATCCACGCCCAATCCCGCAAGACGACTGATTCAGCACAATGGTGTCGTCAAGGGCGGCGCCCGTCGGACTGCCGCCGAGAAGCTGAGGCCGTGGGAGATGGTTCTGGTGGTCGAAGGTTTTATGAGTCGGCTGGCAGCTCTGCAGTTTGAGTACGTCTCGCACTATTTATCTTGCGTACAGAATCTAACATTCCCAAAGATGGGCTTGGCAAAATCCTTGGTACTCACGCCACTTACGATCAGAAGAAAGCTCAGCTCTCGCGGAGGTCAAGCACAGGAGAATGAGGAAAGCAAAATCTGAGGATCCGGAGTTTCTCGATTCTAACTGCGACTCGGCTAAGTCCAGAGTCAAGGGGACACCTAAGAAAAGCAAAAGACGTCATCGTCCCCCGAGATCGTTGGACACCTATTTCTCCGATTTACATCGCTTGCTGAGGTCGACATACTTCTCTCACTGGCCTTTAAAGATACGATTTTTCTCGGGCGACATTTATCAATCTTGGAAAGCTTGGTATGATCGGGTCGATGTTCGTCTTCGGAGCCCTGTCAAAGTCATCTTGGACGGGAGTTGTCCTGAGATCAGCGCACACACCGGTGGGAATGACACCAGGTTTGGTGGCGTTGAAAATGCCAAAATAACCTATGCTGCAATCCGAGACTATATAGAGAAAgccatcttccttctcgacGACCCAAAAGATGTCCGCTGTCATGTATGCCAGGGGCAAATCGTCCCAACGGAAGAGTTGACAACTGTCTGTCCACAGGCTGAATGCCACTGTACCTGCCATCTTCTATGCCTATCGAGAAAGTTCGTTGATGCGGCCCTGGAGCCAAACCAAATCGTTCCAAAGCACGGGATTTGTCCAGCATGTGAGGCCACTATTGAGTGGccattgatgatgaaggagctgAGCTTCCGGAGTCGCGCGAAACAAGAGCTGTTGGAAATTCTGAAACGGAAGAGAAGAGTTGATCGAAAACAAGGTGCTGTGACTGGCGAGGTTGAATCGTCGAGTCGAAGAACCGTATCAGTCGATTTAGATGACCGTTTCGGTCAGCATGCGGAAGATGAAtttcttctggatgaagacTGGTGGGAGGGATTGGCAGCAGAGTCAGACTCAGACACGGATCTTCGGTTAAAGCCCCTTTCAAAGGCTGCCCCGAAACTAGAAACTGTTATCGAAGACAGCGAGTGCGACGACGCTGACATTCTGTGAAAGGGTATCCTTTTTCAACTTCAGTTGGGACACATGAGCCATTGCCTTAGTTTGAGAGTGCTCCCAGCCTCTTCAAAGGTCCCATGGCATCAAGTCTCCCGATATAGTCTGTCACTATCTTCATAATATCCTGCGACACTGCATCGAAGGACCTTCCGGCATCAATTGTGTGAATATAATCACCCTGCTGGAGGTCAAAAAGCGTTTGGAATAGCTCACGCACGCGGTTTTGCATAGTTTCATTCTCATAGCGCTCGACGCCGAATCCGCCACGCTTCGCTGCTTCTTCAGGGGATatgcggaggaagaggcacATATCCGGCTGCGGCAGTCCGATCTCTGGCTGCCATGCCCACTCCAGCGACAGATTAGGATTGCCCTTTGCAGCCGAGTAAACGGCACCAGAGTAGGAGTAACGGTCTACTATGACACTGATGCCGTTGGCtatatcatcttcaatgCTCTTCGCAATCTCCCAGCGATTTGCTGAGAAGAGGAGATGAATCGAATGGTCATCCGCTTGGGACTGGCCTTGTAAATAGCTACTTATCAACTTTCCAATGGGGGTTGTTCGATCTAAAGTGCGATCAGTAAAGGGAGTCTCCTTACACAGTTGAGGAGAAATAGATACCTGGAAACCGAATATACTTCACCGAGTGCCCTGATGCTTGTAGCGAGTCACGTAGACGTTCACATTGGCTGGATTTGCCCGCTCGATCCAGGCCTTCGAAAACAATGAGAGCTCCGCGATTGCGCTGACTGTTCATCTTGTCCGAATTGCTTCTGGTAATAGCACCTGAAGCATCAAATCTATACTGTCTAATTGTGATTGAGAACAGTGGAGAATTGGGCTGATGCGTGTGGTACAAAAAGCGGTGGGAAAACAAAGCAAACTGTGGtgtctacagagtaagtCTAGTGGATTTATCAATTGCTAGCATTTACTAGTCTCATCGATCGTTTAGCTCCAGCTTCCTTTTTTTTATCTCAAACGATCACCACTCGCAAACGCAAGACATTGGCACGAGCTCGCTCTTGTCGATCGTCATGAGCTTACTTGAAGCATCGTCGCAATCTCCCGACGAGATGGTCAATTTTACACTTCTCAGTCCCGCAACTGCCCCGATCCTAGCCCCGCGGCTGGGAAATTTGGCCATTGCGGGCAGAAAAGCCATCCCGACACCCAATTACATTCCGCTCACGTCGCGAGGGGCTGTACCTCATATTGCGCATGATGTGATGCGCGACCAGACTGCGATCGGCAGCCTGTTCATCGGTCTCGAGGATTGTAGGTTCATGTCCGCGTTGACGTGCGTTAGGCAAGGAAAATAGACGCTGATGATGTTCGATGCCCACCGGGGCTTAGATCAGTCATAGAAAGGAAAGCGCATACAGGACCGCTCCGGAATGGAAGACCACCCATATACAATGTACCAACCGCGCCGCATGAATCGGCATTGCGCAAGTTCATCAGTGTTCCTGAGGATTTCCTGCTCATTCTCGGTCCGCGACGGGTACCTTCGATCGCTTGCCCGCCGAACAACACGCCTAATTCGATTTCCATATTGACATCGGTCGGGTTCAGGCAGCTAGAGGCTGGTGAATATGTGGAAGCAGTACGGAAACTACGGCCGGACATTGTGGTGGGATTAGCAGACTTGGCCCAGGGACAAACTCCCGGCACCAAGCGGAGGGTAAAAATGGCTGACCGAACCCATGCATTCACGTCGCATGCACTGGAGCAGCTCTATGGCCAAACAGTACCAGAAGGAAGTCGGTCGAAATCGGCATACTTTGCACCAGTGCTGCCTCTGGAGAACACGCAGCAATCGCTCTACCTGGCCGACCTTGAGCATGAGCTACGCCCTCACATCTCCGGTCTCGCATTGCACGAGTCGGCATCGCTATCGATTCTCCCAGAGAAACTAGGCAACCTGCCCAGACTACTCTTCAGTGATCCAGCTACACCACACGACATTCTGCGTCAGGTATCTCTCGGCGCCGATATCTTCACCATTCCATTCCTGGGGGCGACCTCGGATGCAGGGATAGCCTTGGATTTCACCTTCCCAGCCCCGTCCACAGTGGAGACGATTGTAAGCGAACCTCGACCTCTCGCATTCGACCTGTGGTCCACGTCGTTCAAAGTAGACACGGCACCTCTGAACACATCCTGTGAGTGCTACACATGCAAAAACCACCACCGCGCCTACATCCACCATCTACTATCCGCAAAGGAAATGCTCGCATGGACATTACTTCAGATCCATAACCACCACATCATGGACAAGTTCTTCTCCGCTATCAGAACGAGTATCGAGCGAGAAACCTTCCTCACAGATGCCGACATGTTCCACCGGTTTTACGCCCCAGAACTACCAGAGAAAACCGGCGAGGGCCCCAGGTGCGTATAACCCTCTCGGATATGCGTTAAACCCGGTATCTTCTGATCCTGACCATCTAACCCTTTTGTTCATACAGACTCCGCGGCCATCAACTCCCCGCTGCTGGACCTCACCAACCCCGCCGCTTCCCCCGCGTGTATGGCCGTCTCGACGACGCGGCGGAGAAATTCGCAGAGTCAGAATCGTCGATTGCCACGCCAGATACGGGCGCTGATGGATTAGAAGCCCATGGCTTTGCGCAGAAAACCTCCTCTTAGAGTTTCCAGATATGGTATGACTTCTTTAGTTTGGTTTAGagagatgaggaggatggagaccCAACAATCATGATATAACGTTCTGTTAAAGGGAGAGGTCCAAAAAAGTAGCGTAATGCAGGCTTCTGGCGCCGTGGCGTTGGTCTTGTTCTATTTTTCAGAATCGAGGCATTTGCCATTGGAGGACGGGGTGAGAGCTGGTCGTAGCGTACTCCAATCACCATGAATTAGAGAAATGTCTGGATAACCTTAACATTATATTCATGTCATTAGGCTGAGGCACACTTCTGACTCTATAATTCAGTGTCCATCTCAAACATAAGTACAGAGAACTACATTTCTGATCCGGACAGTGGACGAGCAAACATGATATGGACATCGCGAAAGTTTTCCCTTGTAAGGTTGAGTGTACAATGGTCGTGCAACTCAGTACTTGTACACCTCACTGGCTGTTGATTAACACATTCCACATCCACTTGGTCTcctgctgttcttcttccgacCCGTTTTCCGTCCCGGCTCCAAAGTCCTGGCCCACGACACACACAAGCCAAACGTCGTTcttgacttcttcaaggaggCGCTCGGTCGGAGTGCCACGGGGATAGACGCGGCGCCACTCATCCCAGATACGGAACGCCTCTTCGCCCCAGGCCCTAAAgctgacttcttcaatgaTGGTTGGAGTGACTATCTCCTTGCCGCGGAAGACACCCCACGTCACAGCGTTGACGTTGTTGGGATTCATCTCAATGGTATCGGCATGGGCAGGGTCAGCGGGAAGAGAGGACTCGAATTCGCCTTTCACGTTGGTTGCAAACCATGCGAGCTTCTCATGGCCGTGCTTCGCAAAGAGTGGTTTGAGCACTGTCCGGAAGTCTTTGCTAGGACAGAAGAATTCAACGAATGGCTTCTGGAAGACGAATCCTTCTCCTGGCGGACCCCATCCAAAGGTTGGATCGTCGCTTCGGACGCCATTGACAGCCGGTTGGGATGCCAGAGTCCACCAGCCTTTGCCGTCAATGAGTTTTAGTAACTCGGGTCGGATGACTTCTGTCTCAGCGTTCAAGCCACTGCTATTCTCTTCCGCTCCGCCTTCGGACCAGGGAACGATATAGAGGTCGCCAGAGACATGGTGACGGAACAGTGCACTTATGTCTTCGCGGGACACAGGATAGCCCCAGATGCGCCGTGCGACAGCGCCCGAAACGTGGAGTGAAGGGCCGTACCCATCAATCTCTCCAAAAGCCGGCGAGCGAGCGTCACCCCAACGACCGTTAGGGAAGTCGTCCCACGTCGCTTCTCTGCCGAGCGCTCCCTGACCTTCCGAAATCTGGAGCGTTGTGTTGCGATCTGGGGGCATCGCAGGCATTCCGGCGCTAGCGGCGGGCGCCTCATGTGTCGATGCTCTCGATGACCCATCTGAGGGCACCTGCAACCTGTCGACAATGACACGGTTATGTGGGAGTGAGTTAACGGACGAAGCCCTGCGCCGGGATAGAGAACGATGCTGAGCTCCGGTGGGAGCAGTAGTGTAGTCGTCGTCCACAACAGCACCGCTGTCTTCTGGATAGTCAGGTATCAAACCACATCGTTCGATGATGAAAGAAACTGTCTTTTCAAGGTTCAATGTGT carries:
- the slx1 gene encoding structure-specific endonuclease subunit SLX1 is translated as MDDTQIEHPRPIPIFYCCYLLRSTVRHASLYIGSTPNPARRLIQHNGVVKGGARRTAAEKLRPWEMVLVVEGFMSRLAALQFEWAWQNPWYSRHLRSEESSALAEVKHRRMRKAKSEDPEFLDSNCDSAKSRVKGTPKKSKRRHRPPRSLDTYFSDLHRLLRSTYFSHWPLKIRFFSGDIYQSWKAWYDRVDVRLRSPVKVILDGSCPEISAHTGGNDTRFGGVENAKITYAAIRDYIEKAIFLLDDPKDVRCHVCQGQIVPTEELTTVCPQAECHCTCHLLCLSRKFVDAALEPNQIVPKHGICPACEATIEWPLMMKELSFRSRAKQELLEILKRKRRVDRKQGAVTGEVESSSRRTVSVDLDDRFGQHAEDEFLLDEDWWEGLAAESDSDTDLRLKPLSKAAPKLETVIEDSECDDADIL
- a CDS encoding bifunctional thymidylate/uridylate kinase; amino-acid sequence: MNSQRNRGALIVFEGLDRAGKSSQCERLRDSLQASGHSVKYIRFPDRTTPIGKLISSYLQGQSQADDHSIHLLFSANRWEIAKSIEDDIANGISVIVDRYSYSGAVYSAAKGNPNLSLEWAWQPEIGLPQPDMCLFLRISPEEAAKRGGFGVERYENETMQNRVRELFQTLFDLQQGDYIHTIDAGRSFDAVSQDIMKIVTDYIGRLDAMGPLKRLGALSN
- a CDS encoding tRNA-ribosyltransferase family protein, producing MSLLEASSQSPDEMVNFTLLSPATAPILAPRLGNLAIAGRKAIPTPNYIPLTSRGAVPHIAHDVMRDQTAIGSLFIGLEDFIERKAHTGPLRNGRPPIYNVPTAPHESALRKFISVPEDFLLILGPRRVPSIACPPNNTPNSISILTSVGFRQLEAGEYVEAVRKLRPDIVVGLADLAQGQTPGTKRRVKMADRTHAFTSHALEQLYGQTVPEGSRSKSAYFAPVLPLENTQQSLYLADLEHELRPHISGLALHESASLSILPEKLGNLPRLLFSDPATPHDILRQVSLGADIFTIPFLGATSDAGIALDFTFPAPSTVETIVSEPRPLAFDLWSTSFKVDTAPLNTSCECYTCKNHHRAYIHHLLSAKEMLAWTLLQIHNHHIMDKFFSAIRTSIERETFLTDADMFHRFYAPELPEKTGEGPRLRGHQLPAAGPHQPRRFPRVYGRLDDAAEKFAESESSIATPDTGADGLEAHGFAQKTSS
- a CDS encoding methylenetetrahydrofolate reductase (NAD(P)H) MET12, whose amino-acid sequence is MEKITDKIAALPPNENYFSLEFFPPKTQMGFSNLQARLERMSQALRPLFVTVTWGAGGSTAARSLELAEICQRQLQLTTCLHLTCTNMSRALIDEALEEAKVLGIRNILALRGDPPRSEEYNTHGEDDSNKDFTFAVDLVRYIRKMYGDYFCLGVAAYPEGHPVDSYQDVQDPVRDLPYLVEKTLAGADFIMTQLTYDIDAYTKFEQMLRNHESGAFKTIPIIPGLMPIHSYKILTRTTKLSHVKIPPQIMSKLEAVKHDDDAVKRIGVDVLSDLVEAIKKIPCPGFRGFHFYTLNLEKTVSFIIERCGLIPDYPEDSGAVVDDDYTTAPTGAQHRSLSRRRASSVNSLPHNRVIVDRLQVPSDGSSRASTHEAPAASAGMPAMPPDRNTTLQISEGQGALGREATWDDFPNGRWGDARSPAFGEIDGYGPSLHVSGAVARRIWGYPVSREDISALFRHHVSGDLYIVPWSEGGAEENSSGLNAETEVIRPELLKLIDGKGWWTLASQPAVNGVRSDDPTFGWGPPGEGFVFQKPFVEFFCPSKDFRTVLKPLFAKHGHEKLAWFATNVKGEFESSLPADPAHADTIEMNPNNVNAVTWGVFRGKEIVTPTIIEEVSFRAWGEEAFRIWDEWRRVYPRGTPTERLLEEVKNDVWLVCVVGQDFGAGTENGSEEEQQETKWMWNVLINSQ